aagagagaaatgtcattaaagtttgagatgtcagacctcggaaaactcacttattaccttggcatagaagtccatcaaggagtagatgggattcagattaaacaagaagcttatgcaaggagaattctgaaataagcaggacttgaaacttgtaatccatctaagataccaatggagtttggacttaaagtttcaaaggcacaagaagaagctgagattgatccaacgagttatagaagaaatgttggatgccttagatacttgttacacacaagaccagacttggctttctctgtgggagtagcaagccgttatatgcagagtccacgcaagtctcatggtgatgtaataaagcagatattgagatatctaagaggaacaatcagctacgGATTGAAGTATGgccgaggaggatcaaaaggaattgttgggtatagtgacaacagtcataatattgaccaagatgatggaaaaagtacaactggtcatatattttatctaggagaagcacctattacatggtgttcacagaagcaagacactgtagccctctcatcctatgaagctgagtttatggctgcaacagaagcagctaaacaatcaatatggcttcaagaactgttgggtgaaatcaaaggaagagaacctgaaaaagttctcatcaagattgataataagtctgcaattgcactcactaaaaatccaatgtttcatgggaagacgaaacacattcacaaaaggtatcatttcatacgagaatgcatcgagaaggaggtcattaaagttgaacacataccaggaactgagcagaaagcagatatattgacaaaggcattagctcggatcaagtttgaagaaatgagacaattgattggagtacaagatatgtcacgggtaaggttgaagctcaacggggagaatgttggttaaacttcaacatagaagtcactaacaagctggttaggacaagattaggaaattgatgtaatcctaagggaattagaagtcatctagttctaagaaaaggaaagacatgtaataaggtaataggactaggaaaaggaattcatagttctatatatatatgatcaccaaagttgtggttgatcatatgagcaagattagatcttgtgtttagttttgagagattttctaaacatcaataaagagagttgtctttatataagctaagtttcatcttgcagttgccattatgcACGTCGAGGGCTTGCATCAAAAATAAAACGGGTATTTTGTTGTTGCATTGATCCTATGAGAGTAATATCATTTCTAGGCTTCATTCCGAGGCAGAAATACTTCTCTACTCCCTCTGAATAATCATCGATAACAAACCCAAATTCTGGCCTCACTGTAAAATCAGCCCCTTGGAAATGGAAAATTATGCTTGGGAAGCTGACCTCACCATTGCCGTATATGTAACACAGATCCAGATGATAAGGCATATTTGTGACTGTCTTAAGACCAAGACGTTCAAAATATGCCATTACTGTTTGCTTAAAGGGTATATAAGCTTTGGAATCAATATAAGTAATTGCGGCTCCGGAGTCGATAAGGCAACCTCCTTTACCATCAGGTTTCGATGTAAACGTACCTGGTTCTATGCCTACCCGAACCATTCCATATTTAGCATCTCCTACACTGATATCTAAAAGATTCACTGAATACATATGTGGATTTCCGTAGTACATATAAAATGGGGTGGTTTGAACTCGGCTTCCTGGCTGTATAACAATATCATCGCCAAACCTTAAGAAACTACTTTGACCTGACGGTTCCGTGTCGATTGGGATGAAACAGTAAGAAAAGCGTGAATTTACTCTGTCCTTTATTTGGCAAGTAAAGAAAGTTGTCCAATATTCATACCTAATACGCCATCAATATCACCTTCCAAATGGGGTTGTACATTTTTGTAGCCGCAACCGAAGATTATGTCCTCTAAAGTTTCGATGGAACCATCAGATAGAAATGAAAAGCTTTCGTTGGACAGAATACCTTTGCTGGTACTTGTATCCACATAACTCAGGTTATAGATACACTGGTTATTAACACAACTGTATTGAGGTCCCTGGAAAAATATGTGATTACAAGGAAGAGCATTGTATGTAGAAGATGTTGTAGGATCAAATGCAGGCCGGTTTTGAGGAAAACATGGATTACAAGGTTTGCATTGAAGCCAAATAAGGGAACTACCGGTATCAAGTTCCAAGTAATAGGTTTGCAAAGGGGTACCAAGACTTACCTGGACTATATACACATAGCCCGAGTCAGGAGGCATATCTACTGTTGGACGAATATTGGTAACTCGCGTACTATTTGTAGCAGAAGTTCGAAGAGATTCTAAATGACGAACTCTAGATTCAGATAGATGTATGAGACATCGAGTTCGATCAACATGACTTAGATTGTTACCAGGGTAGAGAGAAGAGCGTAGAGACTCTCTATGAATGAGTTTAAAACTTAAACCGCTAACAAGAGAATTTTGATTAAAGATAAAGCATATGATAAGGAAAAGAACTACTGGATTATTACTTTTACTAAGGAGAGAAGCAATTATTGTTGCCATGGCTTGGATGTGAATGGATGAGTGGGTGAAACCTTCGGGTATATGGTCATTGTATGTTTAATTGCTGATTTATAATAAATTGATAAACATATATGGATTTTGTCTTAATTATTAAACAGTTATATATAGCACATTTAATGTTAGATTTTGTACACACCCCCCTGGACAAACACGCATATATGCCATAAAAACTTAAGTTCAAGATAATATTGGAATTTTGTTCGGGTGTTGGTACGTACATTGCAAAAGCCTGTTGTATTTCCTCACAATTGAGGGATCTTGCTTCTACAATAGCCTCCTTTTTCGCTTTATTTATATTCACTTTTACACTTTAGTGTTCTTCACACTTGTTCCTATCGAGCGGTAGTGTTGGTAGACAATCTCTAAACAAGTTTTTCTGAATTTGGTGGTTCACGTGGGACCCACCAGTCAACTCTAAAGGTTTTTTACAgggcttaattgggggccatagATTTTAATTGGGGGCCTCGTCAATTTTGTTTGCACCCCCAAATTTTCAGGGGCGTATCAATAGTAAAGTGAAAATATTGTTTTACCCCTTATTtttctaaaactttttttttaaaatcaaaatcaaaatcaatttttttttcgaacttgcaatttttttttctgcTCAAGTttgtatgaaaagtcgtcatgaaattttttaaaaaaaataacgactctcaagagtcgtcattgtttaAGTGACGACTCCAAACAGTCGTTATTGTTCCAAAAACGACCCTTAGGAGTCGTCattgtttcagtgacgactctaaacagtcgttattGCTTATAAAAGAATCGTTATCTTCTTTAAAGATTCATTATGGCGGAATACATTAAAGGGTCGTCATATGCGTAGTTGAACATTAACGATTGTCCAGAGTCGTCACTAAAACAATGACGACTCTCGAGGGTCGTTTTTTAAATaataacgactgtttagagtcgtcactgaaacaatGACGACTTCTGAAggttgttattttttttaaaatttcatgACGACTTTTCGTACAAATTtgcgcaaattttttttttcaaacataagattcggaaaaaaaaaattgattttgattttaaacttttgattttgattttgattttaaaattttgccATAATTAAGTGAAATTACCACTAATTAGATAAGGGGTAGATTAGGCATTaccaaaatatttggataagggatGACCCAAATAAGGATTAGGTGACAtttttgtcctctagtgggaCGCCCCCAATTACTTTCCAGGGCCCTCAATTCAGCGGTGGTTTTTTATTCTGTTCTTTTTTTAAGGGTTTATTATCGGATAAGCAGCTTGGAGGCTTTCATTCTGTTCTCTTttttaaattgtttttttttttattttgttttactccctccgtcccactattagatgacctagttgaagtttgcacaattcttaaggcaaggaaTGAAATGTgtgtttttaagtattttttacaactaTACCCTTGTGAATAATAGCttgtaaaatttagaaatcatttatctctcaaactataccataaattttcgtaaactttgtattgttggaaatcattttaaaacacctacgcaacgaatataaacatgaatatcaaattttacatatttcttatgaACCCTGAATCACAAGGATGATTTTAAAAATATCCTCTTGTTTAATGAgataggtcatctaatagtgggacaagtttttaaaccaaataaatcatgtaatagtgggacagagggagtattttTCTATCACCAAAGCCAACTTTGTTAAATTGTTTGGAACTTGGGATTTTGATCAAGGTAATCGTAACATGATTACATAAAAGAACATCGAATACACTGCCTAACATGAGATACTATTTATGACAAAAGCATGGGTTTGCAAAAGAGCAAATTGCATGCCATGCTTCAGGgggaaaaagaagaaacaaaatcaatacaagaaggaaaaaaaagggcccaaccaggttcgaaccggTGACCTCTTGATCTGCAGTCAAATgctctaccactgagctatggACCCCTAGTTGATGATTTTCACAGtgttatttaatttattgattaATATCAAGATTACAACAGGGAGGTTCAATTCTCTCCTTCACTTTCAAAAGTGTGCCTACTCCAAGAAATAAAAATCGATGCCAGCCGAGGAAGATTCAAAGTGCTATCAAGAAGTTCAAGCTTCTCCAAAAGATAATGAGGCACTTTATGCACAAGAATGGATATTGTGTGCAGTGATATGTTTGATTATGCTGAATAATGAAATTATATTTTACAGTAAGCTAGTCAGGAAGCAGTATTCAGATACCTCACCAG
The nucleotide sequence above comes from Papaver somniferum cultivar HN1 chromosome 8, ASM357369v1, whole genome shotgun sequence. Encoded proteins:
- the LOC113306448 gene encoding aspartic proteinase nepenthesin-2-like is translated as MATIIASLLSKSNNPVVLFLIICFIFNQNSLVSGLSFKLIHRESLRSSLYPGNNLSHVDRTRCLIHLSESRVRHLESLRTSATNSTRVTNIRPTVDMPPDSGYVYIVQGPQYSCVNNQCIYNLSYVDTSTSKGILSNESFSFLSDGSIETLEDIIFGCGYKNVQPHLEGDIDGVLGQSSFLRFGDDIVIQPGSRVQTTPFYMYYGNPHMYSVNLLDISVGDAKYGMVRVGIEPGTFTSKPDGKGGCLIDSGAAITYIDSKAYIPFKQTVMAYFERLGLKTVTNMPYHLDLCYIYGNGEVSFPSIIFHFQGADFTVRPEFGFVIDDYSEGVEKYFCLGMKPRNDITLIGSMQQQNTRFIFDASPRRA